The genomic region CATCTGACCCTGTTGAATCTCCTGAAGAAACAAATTCAGCTTCAGAATCAGAGCGGGTGCTTATTGCAAATGTGGAGAAACCTGGTGTCTTAGCAACATAATACACATACTCTCCGTCATCACTTGAAACAGAGGTCTCAAGCTGATCCCATGCACTTCCGGTGTAATGTGAAAGTACAACATCATCTGTTGAGATTCCATTCTCCTCAAGCCATGATTTCTCTACCTTGAAAGTAATGCTGGCTCCGGCAATGTTTTCCGAATCAAGTTCGCTTACTTCGATGTTAAGATAGCTATGGACATTACCCGGTGCAGAACCTGGAATATTGTCCGGCTTGGAATCAAGTTTCTGGACTGAAACAGATATCTTTTCAATATCGACTTCAGATTCAACTTCCACACCTGTAACTTCAGTCCTTGTAAGTTGTACAGAAACAACCTTAACAGGATCAGAAAGAACCTTTCCGGAAGAGTCCTGAGTTACAATCTTTGCTCCTTCGTAAGTGTTCCTTGATGCGAGGAAAGCCTCACGTGTTGTTGAGGACATACCATCAGAGCTACTACTGGAACTTGAGCTGGAACTTGGAGCAGTTGGACCAGTGTATGAAAGACTTGTATTGGTTACTGCATTGCTTGCATTATCTGTTGCAACCACTGTAACAGTATTTGCACCATATCCTGCAGAGATTGTTCCGTTCCATATGTTGCTGCCCTGATCCGTAAGTGCAGTTCCTGCTGCTGTGACGCTCTTTATACCGCTTCCGGCATCAGATACGTTCACACTGACATTAATGCTCTCACCATAAGAACCCGGACTTTCTGTGCTCAGTGTCAGGTTATAGATAACAGGATCAGTATTGTCAATGATAACCTCAAAGGTTGCTGATGAACTGCTGTTGACATTACCTGCCTCATCACTTGCTGTGACATTAAGCAGATATGTTCCTTCAGCTCCGGCAATCTCAAGATTGCTGTACTTCCAGTAATCTGTTGATGAAACCTGAGTCAGTGTCACATTATCAGATGTACTTATACTGCTTACATTATCAATGGACATCACACTTGAAACACCTGAAAGTGCATCAGAGATTGTTGCATTGAGTGTAATAGTAGAACCATTGTTAACTGCTGTGTAACCAGTTGCATACTCAGTCTGGGCATCAAGAACAAGCGGTTCGGTATTATCCACCTTGATACTGAGATTCACTGAATTGTCAAAATTGCTTACGTTGTCATAAGCTACAACTGTAAGGTTAATTGTTCCTTCTGAAGAAGAATCAACTATCAGTGAGTTATTGATCCAGTAATTGCTTCCTGCATACTCCAGGATTGCGAAGGTAGAAGCATTGACACCATTCAAAGTGACTGTAGCATTCTTAACTCCGGTTCCTGAATCAACAATTGTAGTGTTCAGGTCAAGAGTGTCACCATCCTTGAACCACTGGGAACCTGTTGGTGAAATTGCTGTTACAGCAGGATCAGTACCATCTACTTCAACAGAAATGGAAGCTGAAGTGTTCCACAGACTCATGTTATCAGCTGCTTTCACTGGCAGGCTTAATGTTCCTGATGAAGAAGTATTGACAAGCACTGTCAGTGTAAAGTCATCCCCACCTGCTGAAGTCATTGTTACCCAGTCAAGAGAACTGTTGATATTGGAAGCATTAACCATTACTGTAGATGCATTCAAACCTGAGTAGGCATCCGTAACAGTTGCATTGAGAGTTACAATTCCTCCATTCCTGACTCCGGTCATGCCAGCCAGATAAACAGCTTCAACATTAGTGAATACAGGAGCTGAATTATCAACTTTCAATGTCAGGTTGACACTGTTATTGACATTGCTAATGTTGTCGTAAGAACTGACTGTAAGATTAATAGTTCCTTCATTTGATGTCAAAACCGTAAGTGAGGAATTTGTCCAGTAGTTCCCTGCAGAGTTTGCCAGAACAGCAGTACTTGCAGCTGATACATCTGAAGTATCTACTGTCACACTGCTCATACCTGCAGATCCGACATCGGTGCTGGATACGTTAAGATCAATGCTTGAACTGTTTGTAACCCACTGTGAACCATCAGGTGTAATTCCTGTTACAAGAGGTTCTGAATTATCCAGAACTACAGAGATTGACTGACTGGTGTTCATATTTGTTGAGTTGTCAGCAACACTGACAGGAACAACTGCAGTACCTGTGCTTGAATTGTCGACAATCACGGATAATGTGAAGTTATCGGCGCCTGCAGAGCTCATTGTTTCCCAGGTAAGTGAACTGTTAAGGTTGGAAACGTTGATCATTACAGCAGAAGCATTCAGGCCTGAAGTTGCGTCGGTTGCAGTGAAGTTAAGTAGTACTGTTCCACCGCTTTTTACAACATTGAGTCCGGAAGGATATGCAGCCAATTCATTGCTTACTGTCGGAATTGTGTTATCCACATTGATGGTCATATTCACAGAATTATTGACATTTGTTGCATTGTCATAGGTTACCACTGAAAGATTTATGGTGCCCTCTGAAGAAGAATCAACTATTAGTGAATTGTTGACCCAGTAATTGCTTCCTGCATGTTCAAGAATTGCTGTTGTGATTGTTGAATTTACATTATTCAAAGCAACTGTTGCGTTCTTAACTCCTGTTCCTGTATCTATTATAGTTACATTCAGATCAAGAACATCTCCATCCTTAAACCACATGGAACTAACTGGTGAAACCGGAGTGACAGTTGGTTCTGCAACATCAATCTCAACAGAAATTGAAGCTGAAGTGTTCCACATGCTTAGATTATCAGCTGCCCTTACCGGTAAAACAACCGTTCCGGATGATGAAGTATTGACGATAACATCCAACGTATAATTATCTCCGTTTGCAGGATTCATTGTTACCCAGTCAAGAGAACTGTTAATACCGGAAGCATTAACCATTACAGTAGATGCATTCACACCAGAATAAGCATCTGTTACTGTAACATTAAGAGTTACAATTCCACCATTGTTGATGGCATTCATTCCACCCGGATAGACAGATTCATTGGTTGTAAAGACAGGTGCAGAATTATCCACCTTAATTGTCAGGTTGACACTATTATTCAGATTGCTCAGGTTGTCATAAGCACTTACTGTAAGGTTAATAATTCCTTCATTTGATGTCAAAACCGTAAGTGAGGAATTTGTCCAGTAATCACCTGCTAAGTTTGCCAGGTTGGCAGTTCCGGTTGCATTTGCAGATGAAACATCAACCATCAGATTCTGCACTCCTGCATCACCGATATCTGTACTTGAGACATTGATATCAATGGTTGAACCGTTTGTTAGCCACTGGGAACCGTCTGGTGTTATACCTGTTACTGCCGGACCGGAATTATCCAGAACAACAGAGATTGACTGGCTTGTGTTCGTATTTGTTGCGTTGTCAGCAACACTGATAGGAACAACTGCAGTACCGGTACTTGAATTGTCAACTATTACAGATAATGTAAAGTTGTTGCCACCTGCAGAACTCATTGTTTCCCAGGTAAGGGAGTTGTTAAGGTTGGAAACATTGATCATTACAGCAGAAGTATTCAAACCTGAAGTTGCATCGGTTGCTGTGAAGTTCAATAGTACAGTTCCACTACTGTTCACAGCATTAAATCCTGAAGTATATGCAACAGATTCATTACTTACTACCGGATTTGTGTTATCCACCTTTAGTGTAAGGTTGACACTGTTGTTGACATTGCTTGCATTGTCAGATGCCCCTATCTGCAAGTCTATGCTTCCTTCTGCAGATGAGAATACCAGAAGTGAATTATTGATCCAGTAATCTGTTCCACCAACATTGCTAAGGGTTGCTGTTGTGCTTGAATTGACTGATGAGACATCGACTGTTACACTGCTTATATTACTTGCATTGGAATTTCCAGGATCGGAAGCACTCACATTCAAGTATAGAACCGAACCGTTGTTCACCCATGAATCTGTTGAAACAGGTGATATTGCAATAACATTTGGTTCGATGTTGTCCACCCATACGGTGAAATTCACAGTACTGTTTACATTGCTAACGTTATCTGTTGCGGTTATTGGAACATATACAGCTCCCTGGGAACTTGATGCCACTATTATAGTGTTATTGATCCAATATGTACCGTCATATGTCATTGAAACAGGCCCAAGAGAATTATTTATTGCTCCTCCTCCTACTGATACGGACATGACGCCTGAACCTGAGCCATCATCAACCGTCGCATTCAGACTAATTGTAGTTCCGTTGCTTACCCAGGTTGCTGTGTCTCCATAGGTGTTTAGTGTGATAGTTGGTTCTGTGTTATCGACCCATACGGTAAAATTCACACTATTGTTCACAAGAGAAGCATTGTCATAAGAAGTTACAGGCAAATTATATTCACCATCAACTGCATTCACCATGAATGAATTATTAGTCCAGTAATCTGAGAATGTGTTGTAAAGATCAATTATACCAGCACTTGCATTAATGGATGTGATATCCACTGTAGCATTCTGTACTCCTGACACATCATCTGTAATACTTGCATTGAACATCAAGGTTGTTCCGTTCTTTGTCCACGTAGTAGAAGATTGAGTATAATTTACCGGAACAACAGAAGGTTCACCATCTACTGTCAGGTAGATTGGTACATTTGTAGTTGTTACACTTGTATTAACATTAAATGTGTAAGTAACATTGTCTAAATTTACACCAAAAAGTACGTCGCTGTCAGAGAAATTAATAGAAAATTCTGTACCCTGGGGAACAATAATACTGGATCCATTAGAAATAGTTACTACATTTGAATTAATTGTTATATTACTGGCAGAAACATTCTCAAAACCTGTGAGAGTGACACTTCCATTACTAAGAAGTATATCACCAGGACATGTAATGTTTAATGAAGTGATATCACCTGCATCTTCCGTTGCCGTGAAATTCAAATATGTGGGAACATTGTGCTCCGTTGTGTTATCACCATAAATTGTCACCACCCCGTTTCCAGCAGGCGTTATGGCAGCGCTTGCAGAGATGACTGTAAGTAAGACAAGTATGAGAACAAGTCCTAATTGTAAAATTAATTTTTTTCGTTTCGTTTCTTCCTTTATCAAATCTATCCTCTCCATAGATTTATTTTTTTATAAGTGGCAATAAAATGTACCTGCAACAAATATCAGAGAGCAGCACATAAAGCTCGTTTCAAAGTACTTGCAGAGACTAGCACAAAATATTTCATAAATAGTATAATGCCTATATTATATGTATGTTGGCTATTGTTGAACAAATAAGTGAAAAGTAACAGAATAATAACACCACACTTAATACCACATAAATTAAACTGGAAAATGGTGGGATCGCGGAGATTTGAACTCCAGTCGCTAGACCCCCAGCCTAACAGGATGGACCAGGCTACCCTACGATCCCGCAGGATTGTAATTACATATACATTACAGTATTTTAGTGTTTCCGAGAACGAAAGCTTTGAATATTCAAAAAAAGATTTATTGAGACTTCAGCCAGATATCATAAGCCTCAACAACTTCCTCACCTTCAACAAAGACAAGGTCGTTGTCCTTACCATACTGCTTTGCGTCTCCTTTTTCAAGAGCTCTTCCGGTTTCATCGTCCAGCATTTCACAGACGACCATCGCAGGAGTTATTCCGGCAATTTTTGCAAGGGCAATGGAGAGTTCTGTCTGGCCCATGCGTTCATGGACAAGTCCCTTTGCGGCACGCAGGGTTGCAACGTGACCAGGAGTTCTGAATTCGCTGCCGAAATGAATTTCTTCACCATTGAGTGTCTTTTCAACGATTTCACCAAGTTTGTTGATTGTCAGTGCCCTGTCATTGTCAGGAATTCCGGTTCGGGTATCCCGGTGATTAACCCAGATGGAAAACGATGAACGTGAATCGTATTTTAAGTCTCCACCTTTTTCCACAATCTTGTGAAGTGCTGTGCTGCACTGGTTGGCTTCTCTTACAATATCTGCCATGAATGGAAGACCAAGTTCTTCTGATGCTTCGGAGTCAAGAGCAACACAGATGAGTCCGCCTGCATCTTTTCGCATCCACCTGACATATTCAGGTGTAACGGCATTTGCAGCAATGGTAAAGTCGGTTTCAGCCTCACGGCCTTCAAGATCGAAAAGAAGGATCATCTCACCTCTCTGGAGAGCCTTGATTGCTTTCTGTATATTCGTACTGTAATTTTCAATTGAATCAGTATTTGAAACCATGATTATCACTTCTCCATTTCTTCCTTGCAATTCTCTTTTCAATAAGCCTCTTCCTGACTTTTTGACATCACTTACATTTTTGCGGGTTTTTAACCACTATTTTTACTTCGTCACCATCATTCAACTTTAGAGCTTCACGAAGCTTTAATGGTGCGATTATCTCAAGGAGATCCGCCGGATAGTGTGTCCTGTCCGGTATGATGATGGCACTTTTGATTCCCTCTATCTCAATAGGATAGCATTTTCCACCACCAAAGCTGCGTTCCCCATCATTGAAACCCTGGATTATTAGTGGTTCCATGAAGTCCATATTGTCACGTATCTGAGCACTCTCATCATTGAGACGCACATTTAGTGTTCCCGGGAATGGCTTGAAATCCAGTTTGTCCCTGAACTGGGACATGTAACCGTCTTTTGCAATGTAGTACTGGCCTTCTCCAAGACCCGTTATGACCTCGCCGTAGAGTTGAAGGTCAGCATAGTCCTTACAGAATATCTGCTGATAGTCTGCATACTCGTTTTTGAGAAGGAGGACACCTGTTTCTGTGAGGTGAACCAACTGACCACCTGCTACGAGTTGTCTTGAGATGTAACCATCGTCCTCAAGCTGCTTGAGGACCCTTGCAGCTGTCTTGGAACTGGCGGATATGTGGTGCATAAACTCTGTTGAAGATATCTTCAGAGGCTTACCAATTGCACCGAGTAGTGCCAGTTTCTTAAGGGACTTTGTTGTATACATTGGCTCATCACGTCAATCTCATATTTGAGTAGAATCTCATTTATGAGAGAAGAGCACATAAAGGTTTTGATACTGGAATCATGATGACAGCTTTTGTTTTGTTCAGCAAATGCAAAATTAGAGTCAAGTATTATAACATGTTGCAAAATAAAATAAATTATAATCAAAAATTTTAAAATAGATGCACGCCATCTGGTTGACGTGGTTTAATGTATAGCTATTGTCCTGAATGTGAAGACAAAAATGAAAATTCTGCAACTGAGTGCAAAAACTGCGACCATGAACTAAGAATAGATTCTTCACTGGAACCTGATTTATCATTGTATGCAGGTTTTGGGAGAAGGGCTGTGGCTTTTATTATAGACGAGGTTTTATTGACACTTATTGGTTTCATGATTATTGCTTTTATTGCACCTATTGTATGTGACATAACTCCTCCTTATTATGAATTATATAAGGACTTGTTTAACTGGATCGACGTATTGTTTTATGCAATTGATATTGTTCTTACTTTGTTCTATTTTGCGATGATGGAAAGTTCAGCCGGCCAAGCCACTTTTGGAAAAGATGTAATGGGCATTATAGTGACGGACCTGGAAGGAAATAGGATATCTTTTACAAAAGCCTTCATGAGACATATTAGTAAATTAATTACAACGGCCTTTTTTGGAATTGGATACCTGACAATCATCTTCTCCAAAAAGAGACAGGGACTCTATGATATGATAGTTGGAACGGTGGTTGTGTACAGATGAAGGATGAACTGAAAAATACATTGAGTTCTAACACCTCAAACAGCTTCAACTTCATTCAGTATGCACTTCCCGATATTCGGCTTTAGTGCATTTTTCATTACAAGATCGACCTTAATTCCAAGGCAATCTGAAAGATAGTTCTCAAGATGAACAAACCTGAAAATTGTTGGGGTTTTGCTAAACTCCACCAGCACATCAAGGTCACTTTGCGGAGTGTGCTCTCCACGTACATAGGAACCGAAAAGTCCTATGTAACTTACATTATAGTTTTCCTCAAGCTCCGGCAGCATTTCATGGAGCTTTTTCCTGTAAGTTTCAATATCCTTTTTGGCTGGCATTTTCATCTCGAAAAGTGTTTTTCAGTTATATGTTATTTTTAAGATGTATAAGTTCTCTGTTAATTTCAATACAGTTTTATTTATTGAAACTGTTTATTAATTAAATGGAACCAAAAAGGATTAAAGATAATTTTGAAGGACCTTCATGGTCAAATAGAATCTTTTTCTATTTCTGCCTCTTTAGTTCCATTCTTATCATTTTAATGATTATATTATGCTTTTTTGCTGTGCTAAATATTGATTTAGCTCTGTTTGGCACTTCACAATACACTGCTGAAGAACTACACAATATAGGATTTTACGACAACGAACGCTATCTCCTCAGCGCCCTCGTCCAGAGTTTAGCAGCCACCATCGCTTTAGTTATCACACTCAGCCTTGTAGCCGTACAGCTCGCAGCCCAATCCTATTCCGCAAGGGTCATTGATGTCTACAAACGGAACCCCGATATGTGGATTCTTCTCTGCATCTACATAATTACAATATTCTACGGACTCGGATTAACTAAAATCATTGGACTTGATATTTTAGGAAACTACATGGAGGGCGCCATTTTGGTGGCTTACTTCATGGGGTTCTTTGCTTTTGTTTGTCTAGTACCGTATATGTTGAAGACTCTGGATTTGCTGAAGCCTTCTACTGTGATTACATTGCTGACGAAGGAGATTACAAAAGAGAAAGTTCTAGAACATATTCAAAATGATGACGATATCGATGAAACTGATCCAGTTCAGCCAATAATAGATATTATAAATGGTGCTCTTGAGAGAAATGACTATGAAACAGTACGTAATGGCTTGAAGGGAATATCAGGGTCTTTAATCAACATATCTGATAAAAATAATTTAAACGGTGATGATGGAACAAAAATTGTGGACCATGTAGCATCACATATAGGTAGATTTGGGATGCACGCAATCGATAGACAAAACGAAAATGCAACATTTTCCACCATAATAAGTTTAGAACAGGTTGGAAAGGAAGCAGCAGAAAAGAATCCAAGTGCTTCAAGAAGAAGCGTAGACATGCTTGGATTTATAGGAACTAAAGCAACGGAAAAAAGATTTGAAGTTGCATCTGAAAGAGCTGCAAAAGCACTTGGAAATGTTGAAACTAGAATGATAGTTAAAAACGAAGAATCATGGGCGGTATCTTTTTTAAGAGAAATGGGAGTTGAAGCAGCAAAACAAAATATTGATAATGTT from Methanolobus tindarius DSM 2278 harbors:
- a CDS encoding PGF-pre-PGF domain-containing protein — its product is MERIDLIKEETKRKKLILQLGLVLILVLLTVISASAAITPAGNGVVTIYGDNTTEHNVPTYLNFTATEDAGDITSLNITCPGDILLSNGSVTLTGFENVSASNITINSNVVTISNGSSIIVPQGTEFSINFSDSDVLFGVNLDNVTYTFNVNTSVTTTNVPIYLTVDGEPSVVPVNYTQSSTTWTKNGTTLMFNASITDDVSGVQNATVDITSINASAGIIDLYNTFSDYWTNNSFMVNAVDGEYNLPVTSYDNASLVNNSVNFTVWVDNTEPTITLNTYGDTATWVSNGTTISLNATVDDGSGSGVMSVSVGGGAINNSLGPVSMTYDGTYWINNTIIVASSSQGAVYVPITATDNVSNVNSTVNFTVWVDNIEPNVIAISPVSTDSWVNNGSVLYLNVSASDPGNSNASNISSVTVDVSSVNSSTTATLSNVGGTDYWINNSLLVFSSAEGSIDLQIGASDNASNVNNSVNLTLKVDNTNPVVSNESVAYTSGFNAVNSSGTVLLNFTATDATSGLNTSAVMINVSNLNNSLTWETMSSAGGNNFTLSVIVDNSSTGTAVVPISVADNATNTNTSQSISVVLDNSGPAVTGITPDGSQWLTNGSTIDINVSSTDIGDAGVQNLMVDVSSANATGTANLANLAGDYWTNSSLTVLTSNEGIINLTVSAYDNLSNLNNSVNLTIKVDNSAPVFTTNESVYPGGMNAINNGGIVTLNVTVTDAYSGVNASTVMVNASGINSSLDWVTMNPANGDNYTLDVIVNTSSSGTVVLPVRAADNLSMWNTSASISVEIDVAEPTVTPVSPVSSMWFKDGDVLDLNVTIIDTGTGVKNATVALNNVNSTITTAILEHAGSNYWVNNSLIVDSSSEGTINLSVVTYDNATNVNNSVNMTINVDNTIPTVSNELAAYPSGLNVVKSGGTVLLNFTATDATSGLNASAVMINVSNLNSSLTWETMSSAGADNFTLSVIVDNSSTGTAVVPVSVADNSTNMNTSQSISVVLDNSEPLVTGITPDGSQWVTNSSSIDLNVSSTDVGSAGMSSVTVDTSDVSAASTAVLANSAGNYWTNSSLTVLTSNEGTINLTVSSYDNISNVNNSVNLTLKVDNSAPVFTNVEAVYLAGMTGVRNGGIVTLNATVTDAYSGLNASTVMVNASNINSSLDWVTMTSAGGDDFTLTVLVNTSSSGTLSLPVKAADNMSLWNTSASISVEVDGTDPAVTAISPTGSQWFKDGDTLDLNTTIVDSGTGVKNATVTLNGVNASTFAILEYAGSNYWINNSLIVDSSSEGTINLTVVAYDNVSNFDNSVNLSIKVDNTEPLVLDAQTEYATGYTAVNNGSTITLNATISDALSGVSSVMSIDNVSSISTSDNVTLTQVSSTDYWKYSNLEIAGAEGTYLLNVTASDEAGNVNSSSSATFEVIIDNTDPVIYNLTLSTESPGSYGESINVSVNVSDAGSGIKSVTAAGTALTDQGSNIWNGTISAGYGANTVTVVATDNASNAVTNTSLSYTGPTAPSSSSSSSSSSDGMSSTTREAFLASRNTYEGAKIVTQDSSGKVLSDPVKVVSVQLTRTEVTGVEVESEVDIEKISVSVQKLDSKPDNIPGSAPGNVHSYLNIEVSELDSENIAGASITFKVEKSWLEENGISTDDVVLSHYTGSAWDQLETSVSSDDGEYVYYVAKTPGFSTFAISTRSDSEAEFVSSGDSTGSDADSGEMESEAADEMPDTEEDKGTPGFGILLGIMGVSMVAALIRQKNRN
- the ribB gene encoding 3,4-dihydroxy-2-butanone-4-phosphate synthase — encoded protein: MVSNTDSIENYSTNIQKAIKALQRGEMILLFDLEGREAETDFTIAANAVTPEYVRWMRKDAGGLICVALDSEASEELGLPFMADIVREANQCSTALHKIVEKGGDLKYDSRSSFSIWVNHRDTRTGIPDNDRALTINKLGEIVEKTLNGEEIHFGSEFRTPGHVATLRAAKGLVHERMGQTELSIALAKIAGITPAMVVCEMLDDETGRALEKGDAKQYGKDNDLVFVEGEEVVEAYDIWLKSQ
- a CDS encoding winged helix-turn-helix domain-containing protein/riboflavin kinase encodes the protein MYTTKSLKKLALLGAIGKPLKISSTEFMHHISASSKTAARVLKQLEDDGYISRQLVAGGQLVHLTETGVLLLKNEYADYQQIFCKDYADLQLYGEVITGLGEGQYYIAKDGYMSQFRDKLDFKPFPGTLNVRLNDESAQIRDNMDFMEPLIIQGFNDGERSFGGGKCYPIEIEGIKSAIIIPDRTHYPADLLEIIAPLKLREALKLNDGDEVKIVVKNPQKCK
- a CDS encoding RDD family protein, encoding MYSYCPECEDKNENSATECKNCDHELRIDSSLEPDLSLYAGFGRRAVAFIIDEVLLTLIGFMIIAFIAPIVCDITPPYYELYKDLFNWIDVLFYAIDIVLTLFYFAMMESSAGQATFGKDVMGIIVTDLEGNRISFTKAFMRHISKLITTAFFGIGYLTIIFSKKRQGLYDMIVGTVVVYR
- a CDS encoding nucleotidyltransferase family protein; this translates as MKMPAKKDIETYRKKLHEMLPELEENYNVSYIGLFGSYVRGEHTPQSDLDVLVEFSKTPTIFRFVHLENYLSDCLGIKVDLVMKNALKPNIGKCILNEVEAV
- a CDS encoding DUF2254 family protein — protein: MEPKRIKDNFEGPSWSNRIFFYFCLFSSILIILMIILCFFAVLNIDLALFGTSQYTAEELHNIGFYDNERYLLSALVQSLAATIALVITLSLVAVQLAAQSYSARVIDVYKRNPDMWILLCIYIITIFYGLGLTKIIGLDILGNYMEGAILVAYFMGFFAFVCLVPYMLKTLDLLKPSTVITLLTKEITKEKVLEHIQNDDDIDETDPVQPIIDIINGALERNDYETVRNGLKGISGSLINISDKNNLNGDDGTKIVDHVASHIGRFGMHAIDRQNENATFSTIISLEQVGKEAAEKNPSASRRSVDMLGFIGTKATEKRFEVASERAAKALGNVETRMIVKNEESWAVSFLREMGVEAAKQNIDNVSWETVISLKKIGLEAIQQNAKGMVNTILDAIFDIGKEAIENQLFITPPTSKTALESLAEKANKQELYDIEKYALNKANNLENELLDINKGYC